One window from the genome of Enterobacter asburiae encodes:
- a CDS encoding DksA/TraR family C4-type zinc finger protein translates to MASGWANDDAVNEQINSTIEDAVARARGEIPRGESLTECEECGEPIPEARRKAIPGVRLCITCQQHKDSKNASHSGYNRRGSKDSQLR, encoded by the coding sequence ATGGCTTCCGGCTGGGCAAATGACGACGCTGTTAACGAACAGATCAACAGTACAATTGAAGATGCGGTTGCGCGTGCCCGCGGTGAAATTCCGCGCGGCGAAAGCTTAACGGAATGCGAAGAATGCGGAGAACCCATTCCGGAGGCGCGCCGAAAAGCCATTCCCGGCGTACGGCTTTGCATTACCTGTCAGCAGCATAAAGATTCAAAAAATGCGTCGCACTCGGGATATAATCGCAGAGGTTCGAAAGACAGCCAGTTACGTTGA
- a CDS encoding fimbrial protein, whose translation MQMIKQCFFLLVLGTAALFMPHAKATCTSPDMPKMINVASISVPTTLAVGETIPGTEQTVHIAGNCDQSGDKGLEIVSCYYGSGAEIPGLKGVYDSGVPGVGVALKNEEGQRISGAGGVQCDSRGTPIGYVSSDGSQSFSFQVTLELVKTSDTVSSGTLVQAQTQFGIGVFGHEGIGNPNDIAYSGNVILHQVTCSVLPKNLTVNLGDFPVSDFISIGTLSSPEQNFDVTVNCDSTVQPEVKITSSNGYETAFEGVLKLTQQPGAATGVGVRMLFDNNIATFDTYVNTRSEAIANETLTIPFQVRYEQVSDVVTPGPANTVATITLAYK comes from the coding sequence ATGCAAATGATCAAACAGTGTTTTTTCTTATTGGTTCTTGGAACGGCGGCATTGTTTATGCCGCACGCAAAGGCAACCTGCACGTCGCCAGATATGCCGAAAATGATTAACGTGGCCTCCATATCCGTTCCGACTACGCTTGCCGTTGGCGAGACGATCCCCGGTACGGAGCAAACCGTTCATATTGCGGGTAATTGCGATCAAAGCGGCGACAAAGGTCTTGAGATTGTCTCTTGCTACTACGGTTCGGGAGCGGAAATTCCGGGGCTGAAGGGCGTATACGATTCTGGCGTGCCGGGTGTTGGCGTGGCGTTGAAGAATGAAGAGGGTCAGCGTATTAGCGGCGCTGGCGGAGTGCAGTGCGATTCGCGCGGAACGCCGATTGGTTACGTCTCTTCCGACGGGTCGCAGTCGTTTAGCTTTCAGGTCACGCTTGAGCTGGTCAAAACGAGCGATACCGTGTCATCAGGAACCCTGGTGCAGGCCCAAACCCAGTTCGGTATCGGCGTTTTTGGTCATGAAGGGATTGGCAATCCAAACGATATTGCGTATTCCGGCAACGTCATTCTTCATCAGGTAACCTGCTCCGTCCTGCCGAAAAACCTCACCGTAAATCTCGGCGATTTCCCGGTCAGTGATTTCATTAGCATAGGGACGTTATCCAGCCCAGAACAAAACTTTGACGTCACGGTGAACTGCGACAGCACCGTACAACCCGAGGTCAAAATTACCAGCTCAAACGGCTATGAAACGGCGTTTGAAGGGGTGCTGAAACTCACGCAACAGCCCGGAGCCGCGACGGGTGTCGGCGTCAGAATGCTGTTCGACAACAACATCGCCACGTTTGATACCTACGTCAATACCCGTAGCGAAGCCATCGCCAACGAAACGCTGACAATTCCATTCCAGGTTCGCTACGAGCAGGTCAGCGACGTGGTGACCCCGGGTCCTGCTAACACCGTTGCCACCATCACCCTCGCCTATAAGTGA
- a CDS encoding fimbria/pilus outer membrane usher protein: MYSHKKPFTCRISSLLVILCGLALAIFAQQVMADDYFNPALLDIDNPQQGKTDLSIYEKGPGQAPGKYQVAIFINNNKIDTRDVTFTLQKDSHGSSSLQPCFSLSDLKSLGIKTRKYPALMAKGQCADLTAIPAASASFHVRNQQLLLSIPQLALGQVPRGYIDPKEFDEGITAGILNYSATASQSHARQPGEEDNSSQYVNLRPGFNVGAWRVRNYSTWNRSTQGKEEQQKFSSVYTYAQRDIVAMKSDLTVGQSSSPSDVFDSVPYTGVELKSDSDMLPDSEKGYAPIIRGTAHSNALVMVRQNGYVIYQNTVAPGAFEINDLYPTGSSGDLQVTVKETDGSESHFVVPYASVPVLQREKNLRYSVTAGRYRSYDKDVEKTPFAQGSAIYGLPYGFTAYGGVQQSSHYQSQALGAGKNMGDLGAFSIDVTRAKALLKKQQSSKGQSWRVRYSKDFAGSGTNFSLAGYRYNSKGFYTLEDTMESYTRSDDWSAPQQRRARTEATIDQTLPEGWGSVTLSMVKETYWSQNQDMTSMSVSYNNSWHGVSYSLSYSMNKNTNDSDEDGNQVTNDNQFSLNVSVPLDHWMHNTWATYNLNNTKDGTTQNIGLNGTALKEDNLNWNIQQGLSSTGSGNSTSMNADYKATYGEVSAGVSQDKYQQSVNVGLQGGVVAHANGITLSQPLGETIALVKAPGTHGTHIANQTGVETDFRGYTVVPFVTAYRHNTIALDTETLPDNADVTHAAQVVTPTRGAVVRASFNTRVGSRVLMTLTKNGKPLPFGATVTTEDKDSEFIVGNDGQTYLSGLPQQGHLSVSWGQDASEHCVADYALTDEKEKTSIINAAAQCH; this comes from the coding sequence ATGTACAGCCATAAAAAGCCGTTCACCTGCCGAATTTCATCCCTGCTGGTCATTCTCTGTGGCCTGGCACTGGCGATCTTTGCGCAGCAGGTTATGGCTGATGATTATTTTAACCCGGCGCTGCTGGATATTGATAATCCGCAGCAGGGTAAGACCGATCTGTCGATTTACGAAAAAGGGCCAGGGCAGGCTCCGGGTAAATATCAGGTCGCTATCTTTATCAACAATAATAAAATTGATACCCGCGACGTCACGTTCACATTGCAAAAAGATTCACACGGCAGCAGTTCGCTCCAGCCCTGCTTTAGCCTGAGCGATTTAAAAAGCCTTGGGATCAAAACCCGAAAATATCCGGCGCTGATGGCAAAAGGCCAGTGCGCTGATTTAACCGCCATCCCGGCAGCCTCCGCGTCGTTTCACGTTCGCAATCAGCAGCTGCTGCTCAGTATTCCACAGCTGGCCCTGGGCCAGGTTCCACGCGGCTATATCGACCCGAAAGAATTCGACGAGGGGATCACCGCGGGCATTCTTAACTACAGCGCGACCGCCAGCCAGAGCCATGCGCGTCAGCCGGGCGAGGAGGACAACAGCAGCCAGTACGTTAACCTGCGTCCCGGTTTTAACGTCGGTGCCTGGCGCGTACGCAACTACTCCACGTGGAATCGCAGCACCCAGGGCAAGGAAGAGCAGCAAAAATTCTCCTCCGTTTATACCTACGCCCAGCGCGATATCGTGGCGATGAAGAGCGATCTCACCGTTGGGCAAAGCTCTTCGCCTTCTGATGTTTTTGACAGCGTGCCCTACACCGGCGTGGAGCTTAAATCCGACAGCGACATGCTGCCGGACAGCGAGAAAGGCTATGCGCCGATCATTCGCGGCACCGCACACAGCAACGCGCTGGTGATGGTTCGCCAGAACGGCTACGTCATTTATCAGAACACGGTCGCCCCCGGCGCGTTTGAAATTAACGATCTCTACCCTACCGGCAGCAGCGGCGATCTGCAGGTCACCGTGAAAGAGACCGACGGCAGCGAAAGCCATTTCGTGGTGCCGTATGCCTCCGTGCCGGTACTGCAGCGTGAAAAAAACCTGCGCTACAGCGTGACCGCCGGGCGGTACCGTTCTTACGACAAAGACGTCGAGAAGACGCCGTTTGCCCAGGGCAGCGCGATCTACGGCCTGCCGTATGGTTTCACCGCTTACGGCGGCGTGCAGCAGAGCAGCCACTATCAGTCCCAGGCGCTCGGCGCCGGGAAAAACATGGGCGATCTCGGGGCGTTCTCCATCGACGTCACACGCGCGAAAGCCCTGCTGAAAAAGCAGCAGTCCAGCAAGGGCCAGTCCTGGCGCGTGCGCTACAGCAAAGATTTTGCCGGTTCAGGCACCAACTTCTCGCTCGCGGGCTATCGCTACAACAGCAAAGGGTTTTACACCCTGGAAGACACCATGGAGTCATATACCCGCTCTGACGACTGGTCTGCCCCCCAGCAGCGCCGCGCCCGAACCGAGGCCACCATCGACCAGACGCTGCCTGAAGGCTGGGGATCCGTCACCCTGAGCATGGTGAAAGAGACTTACTGGAGCCAGAACCAGGACATGACTTCCATGAGCGTCAGCTACAACAACAGCTGGCACGGGGTGAGCTACAGCCTGAGCTACAGCATGAACAAAAACACCAACGACAGTGATGAAGACGGTAATCAAGTGACGAACGACAACCAGTTCTCGCTGAACGTCTCCGTTCCGCTGGACCACTGGATGCACAACACCTGGGCCACCTACAACCTGAACAATACCAAAGACGGTACTACGCAGAATATCGGCCTGAACGGCACGGCGCTGAAGGAAGATAACCTGAACTGGAATATCCAGCAGGGGCTGAGCAGTACCGGCAGCGGTAACTCAACAAGCATGAACGCTGATTACAAAGCGACCTATGGCGAAGTGAGCGCAGGCGTCAGTCAGGATAAATACCAGCAGAGCGTTAACGTTGGGTTGCAGGGCGGCGTGGTTGCCCATGCGAACGGCATCACCCTGAGCCAGCCGCTCGGTGAGACCATCGCGCTGGTGAAAGCACCCGGCACGCACGGGACGCATATCGCTAACCAGACGGGCGTGGAGACCGATTTCCGCGGCTATACCGTCGTGCCGTTTGTTACCGCGTATCGCCACAACACTATCGCGCTGGATACCGAAACGCTGCCGGACAACGCCGACGTGACGCACGCGGCGCAGGTAGTGACCCCAACACGCGGCGCCGTGGTGCGCGCCAGCTTTAACACCCGCGTGGGCAGTCGCGTTCTGATGACGCTCACGAAAAACGGTAAACCGCTGCCCTTCGGCGCAACGGTAACCACGGAGGATAAGGACAGCGAGTTTATTGTCGGTAACGACGGGCAGACCTACCTCTCGGGCCTGCCGCAGCAAGGGCATCTCAGCGTTTCCTGGGGACAGGATGCGAGCGAGCACTGCGTCGCTGACTATGCGCTAACGGATGAGAAAGAGAAAACCAGCATCATTAACGCTGCCGCGCAGTGTCATTGA
- a CDS encoding fimbrial protein, translated as MNKVALGLFIAAAVGCSASAFAATNGEGQINFTGEIIDSACQVVNGLSNPLNVQLGKVSKTVFTGAGSTSTLTKFDIQLKDCPETVTSAAINFGGTPDANNNATLALTPDVDAATGVAIQLVDASEQPVSLYTPSQQYPLASGTAVNDLIFGARYIQTGAAITAGPANSVSTFTVIYN; from the coding sequence ATGAACAAGGTTGCTTTAGGTTTATTCATCGCCGCAGCGGTGGGGTGTTCTGCATCCGCATTTGCGGCAACAAACGGCGAAGGTCAGATCAACTTCACCGGGGAAATTATTGATTCAGCGTGTCAGGTGGTTAATGGGTTGAGTAACCCGTTAAACGTTCAGTTAGGCAAAGTCTCTAAAACGGTATTTACCGGTGCAGGCTCCACCAGTACGTTAACAAAGTTCGATATTCAGTTAAAAGACTGTCCGGAAACCGTTACCTCCGCCGCGATTAACTTCGGCGGAACGCCGGATGCAAATAACAACGCTACGCTGGCATTAACGCCGGATGTGGATGCGGCAACGGGCGTAGCTATTCAGCTGGTTGACGCTTCCGAGCAGCCGGTGAGTCTTTACACCCCTTCTCAGCAATATCCGTTAGCCTCCGGTACGGCGGTTAACGACCTGATATTCGGTGCCCGCTATATTCAAACCGGGGCCGCGATTACCGCAGGTCCGGCTAATTCCGTTTCGACCTTCACCGTTATCTATAACTGA
- the ybiB gene encoding DNA-binding protein YbiB, with amino-acid sequence MDYRKIIKEVGRGKNHARDLDHETARALYTRMLEGDVPDLEMGGILIALRIKGEGEAEMRGFYEAMQAQTLRLTPPVAKPMPIVIPSYNGARKQANLTPLLAILLHKLGFPVVVHGVSEDPTRVLTETIFGMLGIEPTRHAGQAQAKLDGHQPVYIPVGTLCPPLEKQLDMRWRMGVRNSAHTLAKLATPFGEDAALRLSSVSHPEYVARVGQFFEAIGGRALLMHGTEGEVYANPQRCPQVMLIDSAGTHAVLERGEENTGVILPEAKDPHTTAHWIEQCLAGNVPVPHSIKLQMACCLLATGEVESVQGGLERVAQMF; translated from the coding sequence GTGGATTATCGCAAAATTATCAAAGAGGTAGGGCGCGGGAAAAATCATGCCCGCGATCTGGACCATGAAACCGCGCGTGCGCTTTATACCCGCATGCTTGAGGGCGACGTCCCCGACCTGGAGATGGGGGGCATTCTGATCGCGCTGCGTATCAAAGGGGAAGGTGAGGCGGAGATGCGCGGGTTCTATGAAGCCATGCAGGCGCAAACGCTGCGCTTAACGCCGCCCGTGGCAAAGCCGATGCCGATCGTCATCCCGAGCTACAACGGCGCGCGCAAGCAGGCAAACTTAACCCCGCTGCTCGCTATCTTATTGCACAAGCTGGGGTTCCCGGTGGTGGTGCACGGCGTAAGCGAAGATCCCACCCGCGTGCTGACGGAGACCATTTTCGGGATGCTGGGCATCGAGCCAACGCGTCATGCCGGTCAGGCGCAGGCGAAGCTGGACGGTCATCAGCCTGTTTATATCCCGGTCGGCACACTCTGTCCGCCGCTGGAAAAGCAGCTCGATATGCGTTGGCGCATGGGCGTGCGCAACAGCGCGCACACGCTGGCGAAACTGGCCACGCCGTTTGGCGAAGATGCCGCCCTGCGTCTCTCCAGCGTTTCGCACCCGGAATACGTGGCGCGCGTGGGGCAGTTCTTTGAGGCTATTGGCGGGAGGGCGTTACTGATGCACGGCACGGAGGGCGAGGTTTATGCGAACCCGCAGCGCTGTCCGCAGGTGATGCTGATCGATTCTGCCGGTACGCACGCCGTTCTGGAACGCGGGGAAGAGAATACCGGTGTGATATTGCCTGAGGCAAAAGATCCCCATACTACAGCCCACTGGATTGAGCAGTGCCTTGCCGGAAATGTTCCGGTTCCGCATTCGATCAAGCTGCAGATGGCCTGCTGTTTGCTGGCAACCGGAGAAGTGGAATCCGTCCAGGGCGGGCTTGAACGCGTGGCGCAGATGTTTTAG
- the rlmF gene encoding 23S rRNA (adenine(1618)-N(6))-methyltransferase RlmF, which produces MTAQKPGLHPRNRHRSRYDMNALCLSCPPLQDYLVQTPAGEPSVNFADPQAVKMLNKALLAHFYGVAHWDIPEGFLCPPVPGRADYVHHLADLLAEGNEGVVPQQATILDIGTGANLIYPLIGAHEYQWRFTGSEIGDEAFASAQAIISANPGLSRAIRLRRQKDAASIFNGIIHKNESYDATMCNPPFHDSAASARAGSERKRRNLGQDEDAALNFGGQQQELWCEGGEVAFILRMIAESKQFGRQVKWFTTLVSRGDNLPPLYRALTEAGAVKVVKKEMAQGQKQSRFIAWTFMDNNKRRK; this is translated from the coding sequence ATGACTGCCCAAAAGCCGGGATTGCACCCGCGAAATCGCCACCGCAGCCGCTACGACATGAACGCGTTGTGCCTGAGCTGCCCGCCGCTGCAGGACTATCTTGTTCAGACCCCAGCGGGTGAGCCCTCGGTCAACTTTGCTGACCCGCAGGCGGTTAAAATGCTGAACAAAGCCCTGCTGGCGCATTTTTACGGTGTGGCTCACTGGGATATTCCGGAAGGCTTTCTCTGTCCACCTGTGCCGGGCCGCGCTGACTACGTTCATCACCTTGCCGACCTTCTTGCCGAAGGCAACGAGGGTGTCGTTCCACAGCAGGCCACCATCCTGGATATTGGCACCGGGGCGAACCTGATTTACCCGCTGATCGGCGCGCACGAATATCAGTGGCGCTTTACCGGAAGCGAAATCGGTGACGAGGCCTTTGCCAGTGCCCAGGCGATTATCAGCGCTAACCCGGGATTGAGCCGCGCCATTCGCCTGCGTCGTCAGAAAGACGCGGCGTCGATCTTCAACGGCATTATTCACAAAAACGAAAGCTATGACGCCACGATGTGCAATCCGCCGTTCCATGATTCGGCGGCATCGGCCCGTGCGGGCAGCGAGCGCAAGCGCCGTAACCTGGGCCAGGACGAGGATGCCGCGCTGAACTTCGGTGGTCAGCAGCAGGAGCTTTGGTGTGAAGGGGGCGAAGTGGCGTTTATCCTGCGCATGATTGCGGAAAGCAAACAGTTTGGCCGTCAGGTGAAGTGGTTCACGACGCTGGTTTCCCGGGGGGATAACCTGCCACCGCTCTACCGCGCGCTGACCGAAGCGGGCGCCGTAAAAGTGGTGAAAAAAGAGATGGCGCAGGGCCAGAAACAGAGCCGCTTTATCGCCTGGACGTTTATGGACAACAACAAACGTCGCAAATAG
- a CDS encoding fimbrial protein, whose amino-acid sequence MKKIIALLALGLIAQAHADDIQIQMTGNIYANTCAIDSASRNLTVDLGQAVSGNFKDVGDTGEWKDFSLSVSHCPATLALATAFFYGQADSAHPTKFANTGSAKGLALELADRQDKILIAPRAAFNVAINPSDHTATFPLSARYYATSMPVSAGTFSSVIQVTFTYQ is encoded by the coding sequence ATGAAAAAAATCATTGCTCTCCTGGCGCTTGGGCTTATTGCCCAGGCACACGCCGACGATATTCAGATCCAGATGACGGGGAATATTTACGCCAACACCTGCGCCATCGACAGCGCGAGCCGCAACCTGACGGTGGATTTAGGCCAGGCGGTGTCGGGCAATTTTAAAGACGTGGGGGATACCGGTGAGTGGAAAGACTTTTCCCTGTCGGTGTCGCACTGCCCGGCCACGCTGGCGCTTGCCACCGCCTTTTTCTACGGCCAGGCAGACAGCGCGCACCCGACAAAATTCGCCAACACCGGCAGCGCGAAAGGGCTGGCGCTGGAGCTGGCTGACCGTCAGGACAAGATCCTCATTGCCCCACGGGCAGCCTTTAACGTCGCCATTAATCCGAGTGACCACACGGCGACCTTTCCGCTCTCCGCGCGCTATTACGCCACCTCCATGCCCGTCAGCGCCGGGACGTTCAGCAGCGTGATTCAGGTGACCTTCACTTACCAGTAG
- a CDS encoding fimbrial biogenesis chaperone, whose protein sequence is MRHGYLLSTLLLAAATAHAGVIINGTRLVYQGDKKESSLGLSNPDTTDYLVQSWVDSGGKNLAKAPFLITPPLFRLDAKEDNVLRVVRTGGNLPEDRESLYWLNIKAIPSSKHVDGMNTLQIAINTRIKLLYRPSAVKGKPEDVANKLEWHREGNDLVVNNPTPFYMNFQKVTLNGHKVDKATWAIPETETHFALPGNVSGSTVAYSIITDYGSISQTWSKSVH, encoded by the coding sequence ATGCGCCACGGTTATTTACTGAGCACGCTTTTACTGGCGGCCGCCACTGCACACGCAGGTGTCATTATTAATGGCACACGTCTGGTCTACCAGGGAGATAAAAAGGAATCGTCTCTTGGTCTTTCAAACCCGGATACAACGGATTATCTGGTACAGTCCTGGGTCGATTCTGGCGGTAAAAACCTGGCCAAAGCCCCTTTCCTGATAACCCCCCCGCTTTTTCGCCTGGATGCGAAAGAGGATAACGTTCTGCGCGTGGTGCGCACCGGCGGTAATTTACCGGAAGACCGTGAATCCTTGTACTGGCTGAATATCAAAGCCATCCCTTCGTCTAAGCACGTTGACGGGATGAATACCCTGCAAATTGCCATTAATACGCGTATTAAATTGTTGTATCGCCCATCGGCGGTGAAAGGCAAACCGGAAGATGTCGCCAATAAACTTGAGTGGCATCGCGAGGGTAACGATCTGGTCGTTAATAACCCGACGCCTTTCTATATGAATTTCCAGAAGGTGACGCTGAACGGCCACAAAGTGGATAAAGCCACGTGGGCAATTCCGGAAACGGAAACGCATTTCGCCTTACCTGGCAACGTCAGCGGTTCAACCGTCGCGTATTCCATTATTACGGATTACGGCAGCATCAGCCAGACCTGGTCGAAATCAGTCCACTAA
- the ybiO gene encoding mechanosensitive channel protein, whose protein sequence is MPWILLLLISLFSAPSFAVAIPGVTAGTTATTNSTPPPEPDAEQKKAAYSALADVLENDTSRQELIGQLRKVAATPPQAEVPTLTPPQVEEQKTVLENVTDVSRHYGEALSSRFAQLYRNLIGSPHKAFNPQTFTAAATQFLMLAGAVFLFYWLVRLCAWPLYRKMGQWGRRKNQQKSSWLHLPLMIASAFIIDLLLLAMTLFLGQMLADRLNAGNKTIAFQQSLFLNAFALIEFFKALLRLLFCPHVPELRPFSIRDASAKYWALRLSVLSGLIGYGLLVAVPIISNQVNVQFGALANVLIMICITVWSLYLIFHNKKTITQSLLNLADRSLSFFSLFIRAFALVWHWLASAYFIVLCFFSLFDPGNSLKFMMGATFKSLAIIGIAAFVSGLLSRWISKTITLSPQVQRSYPELQKRVNGWMSVSLKVARILTVCVAIMLLLNAWSLFDFWNWLHNGAGEKTVDILIRIALILFFSAVGWTLLASLIENRLVSDIHGRPLPSARARTLLTLFRNALAVIISTITIMIVLSEIGVNIAPLLAGAGALGLAISFGSQTLVKDIITGIFIQFENGMNTGDLVTIGPLTGTVERMSIRSVGVRQDTGAYHIIPWSSITTFANFVRGIGSVVANYDVDRHEDADKAKQALRDAVEELMEMEDIRGLVIGEPSFAGIVGLTNTAFTLRVSFTTQPLKQWTVRFALDSMVKKHFDLANVRMPVQTYQVLPPPASPLPPQEPTL, encoded by the coding sequence CGAACAGCACGCCGCCACCCGAGCCCGATGCCGAACAGAAAAAAGCGGCCTACAGCGCCCTTGCCGACGTCCTCGAGAACGACACATCCCGACAGGAACTCATTGGGCAGCTGCGGAAAGTGGCCGCCACGCCGCCGCAGGCGGAGGTGCCAACCCTCACACCTCCGCAGGTTGAGGAGCAAAAAACGGTGCTGGAAAACGTCACCGACGTGAGCCGCCACTACGGGGAAGCGCTCTCCTCGCGCTTCGCTCAGCTATACCGAAACCTGATTGGCTCACCGCATAAGGCATTTAACCCGCAAACGTTCACCGCCGCCGCCACGCAGTTCCTGATGCTGGCGGGTGCGGTATTTCTTTTTTACTGGCTGGTGCGCCTGTGCGCGTGGCCGCTGTACCGCAAAATGGGGCAATGGGGACGCAGGAAGAATCAGCAGAAAAGCAGCTGGCTGCACCTGCCGTTGATGATAGCCTCAGCGTTTATCATCGATTTACTGCTGCTGGCGATGACGCTGTTTTTAGGCCAGATGCTGGCCGACAGGCTGAATGCAGGCAACAAAACCATCGCCTTCCAGCAGTCGCTTTTCCTGAATGCCTTTGCCCTGATTGAGTTCTTCAAGGCGCTGCTGCGGTTACTCTTTTGTCCGCACGTGCCGGAGCTGCGTCCTTTCTCCATTCGGGATGCGAGCGCGAAGTACTGGGCGCTGCGCCTGAGCGTGCTCAGCGGGCTGATTGGCTACGGTCTGCTGGTTGCCGTGCCGATCATCTCCAACCAGGTGAACGTCCAGTTTGGCGCGCTGGCAAACGTGCTGATCATGATCTGCATTACCGTCTGGTCGCTGTACCTTATCTTCCACAATAAAAAAACCATTACCCAAAGCCTGCTGAATCTGGCCGATCGCTCCCTGTCGTTCTTTAGCCTCTTTATTCGCGCGTTCGCCCTGGTGTGGCACTGGCTGGCAAGCGCTTACTTCATCGTACTATGCTTCTTCTCGCTGTTTGACCCGGGCAATAGCCTGAAATTTATGATGGGGGCGACGTTCAAAAGCCTGGCCATTATCGGCATCGCGGCCTTTGTGTCGGGGCTGCTGTCGCGCTGGATCTCGAAAACCATCACCCTGTCGCCGCAGGTCCAGCGGAGTTATCCGGAACTGCAAAAGCGGGTAAACGGCTGGATGTCGGTATCGCTCAAAGTGGCGCGCATTCTCACCGTCTGCGTGGCGATTATGCTGCTCCTGAATGCGTGGAGCCTGTTTGATTTCTGGAACTGGCTGCACAACGGTGCGGGTGAAAAAACGGTCGATATCCTGATTCGCATCGCGCTGATTCTGTTCTTCTCCGCCGTCGGCTGGACGCTGCTGGCGAGTCTTATTGAGAACCGTCTGGTCTCGGATATTCACGGCAGGCCCCTGCCCAGCGCGCGGGCAAGAACGCTGTTAACGCTGTTCCGCAACGCGCTGGCGGTGATTATCAGCACCATCACCATCATGATCGTGCTGTCGGAAATCGGCGTGAATATCGCCCCGCTGCTGGCGGGTGCCGGTGCCCTGGGGCTGGCCATCTCCTTCGGCTCACAAACGCTGGTGAAGGATATTATTACCGGCATCTTTATTCAGTTTGAGAACGGGATGAACACGGGCGATCTGGTGACCATCGGGCCGTTAACCGGCACCGTGGAGAGGATGTCCATCCGTTCGGTTGGCGTGCGCCAGGACACCGGGGCGTACCACATCATTCCCTGGTCTTCGATCACCACCTTCGCCAACTTTGTGCGCGGCATTGGTTCCGTGGTGGCGAACTACGATGTGGATCGCCACGAGGATGCGGACAAAGCGAAGCAGGCGCTGCGCGATGCGGTAGAAGAACTGATGGAGATGGAGGATATCCGCGGACTGGTGATCGGAGAGCCATCATTTGCCGGCATCGTCGGGCTGACGAATACGGCGTTTACCCTGCGCGTGTCGTTCACCACCCAGCCGCTGAAGCAGTGGACGGTACGCTTTGCGCTCGACAGCATGGTGAAGAAACACTTTGACCTGGCGAACGTGCGGATGCCCGTGCAGACCTATCAGGTATTGCCGCCGCCCGCATCGCCGCTCCCTCCGCAGGAGCCGACGCTGTAA
- the mcbA gene encoding DUF1471 family periplasmic protein McbA produces the protein MKKYLTLAVIAAALATASFSAMAVQSLTQNTDTSQLRPAGTVSVSRASNLDDLQAKLAEKARQEGAKGFVVNSAGGDNHMYGTATIYK, from the coding sequence ATGAAAAAGTACCTGACCCTTGCTGTTATCGCAGCCGCCCTGGCGACCGCGTCCTTCTCTGCCATGGCCGTTCAGTCACTGACCCAGAATACCGATACGAGCCAGCTACGCCCTGCGGGCACCGTTTCGGTAAGCCGTGCCAGCAACCTTGACGATCTGCAGGCTAAGCTCGCCGAAAAAGCTCGTCAGGAAGGTGCAAAAGGATTCGTGGTGAACTCCGCTGGCGGAGATAACCATATGTACGGCACTGCGACCATCTATAAATAA
- the ybiJ gene encoding DUF1471 family protein YbiJ: MKTIKYAVAAVALSALSFGAFAVEPVSSTQAQNMNKVGVVSADGATTLDGLEAKLAEKAAAAGATGYTITSANGNNKLSGTAVIYK, encoded by the coding sequence ATGAAAACCATCAAATATGCTGTAGCTGCTGTTGCCCTGTCCGCTCTGTCTTTCGGCGCTTTCGCTGTAGAGCCTGTCTCTTCTACTCAGGCACAGAACATGAACAAAGTCGGTGTGGTGAGTGCTGATGGCGCAACCACCCTGGACGGTCTGGAAGCCAAACTGGCTGAGAAAGCCGCTGCTGCCGGTGCAACCGGATACACCATTACCTCCGCTAACGGCAATAACAAGCTGAGCGGTACCGCGGTTATCTACAAATAA